The following are encoded in a window of Arvicanthis niloticus isolate mArvNil1 chromosome 1, mArvNil1.pat.X, whole genome shotgun sequence genomic DNA:
- the LOC117695028 gene encoding uncharacterized protein C2orf78 homolog encodes MSVVQMETSLGLPPSGQTHCQLQSPELCNTWDQVSQIRPPAINGNRALTAPIHSPSEFLALPPAPSLEETENKTMKEIKDEFLKNLDAYEGTKENQDTPIMTLAHPDLQEPLHCTDTERLSQKHASNNMHLGGISMGMKELGGLQNETGSSFDFKDITTLEEDIQIPHLLNTLTDIDWDQACENWSIISAPPDQMRKNKHKSSELLEEAPQAKIQHQDMVEGQGALCVAGASDRTIENMERNQKGKVPKVACSNNRRVRRPRQERPSGPENNSKKTEELKQSRNRVRGEEKPTIPKTKRKKNPPELSQNNFKMPRTNLGMQMLESVQVFHPLGRKSEKTTGISSFGGLRNFTSNQHPGPGSVTTAVLNMPCEGQGFPKSPGKIHTVESSANKDCVSSSTYELPPSGKVRLVPLHFSTLDKPQARAVSRNPLSLALRKLTAACPVQPHSHSAQPTTLRPNQPGPVSTSLMDSAKPAPPVSSRATQPNVANTIQSSAAPKLAISRPAPYRAPSHTSFQREHVSAARNKVPSAPKPQTQYLLQDFSRQTIPWKKVDILGPVVSQPITKEQRPEREAMKRRAQQERENAVKKTSSEKLQLFLQREKDIEISQYYGYVI; translated from the exons ATGTCAG TAGTTCAAATGGAGACATCCCTGGGATTGCCACCTTCAGGTCAGACACACTGTCAGCTGCAGAGTCCAGAACTCTGCAACACCTGGGATCAGGTTTCCCAGATAAGACCACCAGCTATCAATGGAAACAGGGCATTAACAGCCCCCATCCACAGTCCTTCAGAATTCCTAGCCTTGCCTCCAGCTCCAAGCCTGGaagaaacagagaacaaaaccatgaaAGAGATTAAAGATGAGTTTTTAAAGAATCTGGATGCCTATGAGGgcacaaaagaaaaccaagacacACCAATCATGACTTTGGCTCACCCTGACTTGCAGGAGCCTCTACACTGCACTGATACTGAGAGACTAAGCCAGAAGCATGCTTCAAATAATATGCATTTGGGAGGCATCAGCATGGGTATGAAAGAGCTTGGGGGACTGCAGAATGAGACTGGATCCAGCTTCGACTTTAAAGACATAACTACACTTGAGGAAGACATCCAAATTCCCCACCTCCtcaacaccctcacagacatagACTGGGATCAGGCCTGTGAAAACTGGAGCATCATCAGTGCCCCCCCTGACCAGATGAGGAAGAATAAACATAAATCCTCTGAGCTGCTTGAGGAAGCTCCTCAGGCCAAAATCCAGCACCAGGACATGGTGGAGGGGCAGGGGGCTCTGTGTGTGGCTGGGGCTAGTGACAGGACTATTGAAAACATGGAAAGGAACCAGAAGGGCAAAGTTCCCAAAGTGGCCTGTAGCAACAACAGAAGAGTTAGAAGACCAAGGCAGGAAAGACCAAGTGGACCAGAGAACAACTCTAAGAAAACAGAGGAGCTTAAGCAGTCAAGGAACAGagtcagaggagaagagaagcccaCCATCCCCAAgaccaagaggaagaagaatccaCCTGAGCTCAGTCAAAACAACTTCAAGATGCCTCGAACCAACCTTGGCATGCAAATGCTGGAGTCTGTGCAGGTCTTTCACCCACTGGGGAGGAAGAGTGAGAAGACAACTGGCATTTCCTCCTTTGGGGGTCTACGAAACTTCACCAGCAACCAACATCCAGGCCCAGGCTCAGTTACCACAGCAGTGCTAAACATGCCATGTGAGGGCCAAGGTTTCCCCAAAAGTCCAGGGAAGATTCATACAGTAGAGAGCAGTGCCAACAAAGACTGTGTGTCTTCATCCACGTATGAGCTGCCCCCATCTGGGAAGGTCAGGTTAGTACCTCTGCATTTTTCAACCCTGGACAAGCCTCAAGCCAGAGCTGTTTCTAGAAATCCCCTTTCCCTGGCTTTACGAAAGCTCACTGCAGCTTGCCCTGTGCAGCCTCACTCCCACTCAGCTCAACCTACCACACTCAGGCCAAACCAACCAGGTCCTGTCAGCACATCGTTGATGGACTCAGCCAAGCCAGCTCCTCCAGTTTCTTCCAGAGCCACACAGCCTAATGTAGCCAATACCATCCAGTCTAGTGCTGCACCCAAGTTGGCTATCTCAAGGCCTGCACCATACAGAGCACCATCTCACACTTCATTCCAGAGAGAGCATGTTTCTGCTGCCAGGAACAAGGTGCCATCAGCTCCCAAACCTCAAACTCAATACCTGCTGCAAGACTTCAGCCGCCAAACAATTCCATGGAAGAAAGTCGACATTCTGGGACCAGTTGTCTCACAGCCCATCACAAaagagcagaggccagagagggaagCCATGAAAAGGCGGGCTCAACAGGAACGTGAGAATGCTGTCAAGAAAACTTCTTCTGAAAAACTGCAGCTTTTCCTTCAGAGGGAAAAGGATATAGAAATTTCTCAATATTATGGCTATGTAATATAA